TCTACTGTTTAATCAATACCTTAAAAATGATAAAGAGTTCTCCAGATAGAAAGTAGAGACTCCTCAGAGGCAAACCCTGAAGATTAAAATAAGTTTTCAGGGTTGTTGTTTTATGGAATTTTAGTTTGTTCTCTCACACGTTAGTAAGGTTTACACTTTTAAAGCTGAAAATGTACTCATGTTTTCAGCAGAAAGTAACCTAGTGTGGTCATTGTGGTCACACTGCAGTTCACTGATGAAGGAGCTGCTCATGTATGTGTGTAATGAGCACATCATTAAAAGACTGCCTTTAATGTCAAATGTCCACCATACTTGGAAATAGTATGCGTTATTTCTGAATTATTTCCTGTTACATCCTTtggagttaaaaagaaaaagttctatACCAGATCTAATATTCTCGTAgttttttctctatttttcagtcaaaacaaaaaatggTTTTAAGCATTAGTATCTAATCCCAGAGCTCAGGTCAGGATAGCAGCACACTCAAGCTACACTGATTCATTAGCTTTCAAAGTGTGATAACATTCAATTACCCATCCATGTTATTTTCAATTATTATTACCAACACCTATAACATAAAAAAGTCTATTAGCTGGCTGCAGTTCTAGGAACAATATCAGTGGATATCTGCAACCATCAaggtttttcaaattttttgcaACGCTGCACTTCAATGCTCTTTTTGTCCATGTGAAATTATTTGAccgattttttttatatacagccaATAAAACTGAACACAGCTGCAGATTTTGGGAATTACATTTCTTAATCCAGTTCTGTTTCATCTCTGCCTCATTTTGATGATACTCTCATCACCACAAGACGAAAGGCTCACAGACAAGTGCAGCAATATGATTTGAGGAGTGGAAAGGAAAGAGGGGAGGAGAGAAAATGGCCAATGGCTGGAgataatatatatacacacatacacacacacaaacaaacgcaCCACAGTCATTAGCCATACAAATAACCAACCTGcaacacaaagatctgtgaaaggACTCGTGCTTTTCTGCCATTTAATAACGGAAGAAAAACTAGATGAGAGGACTACGGGTATATATTTGCTGCTGTATTCCTGTACCCACTTAAACATCAAAATAGACTGGTGGTGCAGATGTGAAATCTGACAAAACAAGGAATTTAGCAGGGACTGATGGGCAGATTTGATGCTAATTAGTCATTAAGGAACAGCTCTGTGTTAATCCTCATAAATCTACATGCATTTTGCAATAAACAGCATGCAGATACAGAGGAGAAGAGAAAACTAAAGCGATGCACAGCCTTGGGGACACATCCTTTCTTCTCCTCTTGATGAGGCTGATGCTTCCTCACATTCAAGAATATTACACCTCACGCACAATGATTATTACAGCTGTGAAGCACTGCAAGCTGTGCAGAACCTGGTATAACTGATGTGTTTACAAGCCCCTAGAATTGTTCAAAATTGCTATTTTTCTGCACAGATTACGAGATCAGGCTCGATTTAAACCCTGTGCAGGTGTGGATTAAAATAGAGTGTAATTTGGCATCCTGCATttattggaaaaaaatattcatataagcaaagcaatgtgtttttttttctttttgtctgtaaAGCAGTTACATGCTTAAAAAGAGAAATGGATAAAAGCAGAAAGAGGGCTGAAATGAATCTGTGTGCAGGTTCTGTGATATGAAATCTTGTATTAATCTGGTGAAAACTGAACCTGCTCTTGTACAATGTATGGTGTGTGAATGGGTACCTTGCTGCACTCTTGTTGGACTTAGTTGGGAACTTTCTCTGTGCCTTTATTTATTAGCTCAGGTGATCATAGTCCACCTATCTGCTTGGTAAAAGAATGGCAGCCTTGTTTGATGGGTCGTGTTGTTCAGAATGGAGCGGTGCTTTGGCTGTCTCAGGTGTCGTGTTCAGCGAGATATAAACTAATCGACTGTTGAACCATAAATCTCACTAGACCATATTTTTACAGTAAGCGCAGTCCTTgacaaatgtatatatatataccctcAGTGAGCCGAATTGTGATGTTTATTTCCTTGAACTGTTGGCATGAATGAACACATGGTCAAGAGTTAACATACCTGCTTGAAAGCTAAGGATAAAGTGTGCAAAATTAATCGATTAATACACAGTATAATAAGAAGGGTCACAGAGATCAGTTGCAATCTGAGACAGGGCTTTGTACTTTTACATAAGTCAGGGAGGTCTTTTGGAGACATTTCCAAATAGCTGCAGAATCTAACATTATTAGTACCAATATTTGCACAAAAGTAAAAACTACTGGTGTTGTAGTCACTTTGTCAAGTTCTCAAAGAGGACCAAAACTATCACCATTAGCTTAGAGGAAACAGGCTTGGATGGTCagaagcaataaaataacatttccaATCCCATGAGGGAGGCAGGAGGCAGATGGAACAGTTTCACGGTCTACAGTCGACCATGTTTTATATCGCTGTGGACTGCTGGTCAAGAAATGATCCCCTTATCCAACTTCAAGGTCACTTAAAGTTTTCATCTGACCACCACAAAGGAAATGAATAAGGGTTCTGGatataaaaaaagttttatcaAAGAAAGATTGAGTTGTTTGGCTACAATGATTAGATTTTGGTAGATTGTGTTTGCAAGAGTAAAGGTGAGGCATTCAACACTGCATGGCCCACTAAGGTGAGGCATGGCAGTGGTAGCGTCATGCTTTGGGTCTGTTTTGCTTCCAGAGGGACCTCATTATGCCGACATTATTCAGCATAACCCTCTAACCATCAGCTTGACATTTGAAACCTGGACACATTTTGGTTTTCCAACAGGACAATGAGCCCAAGCACAAATAAAATCGGGTGGTGGACTGGATAAAGAATTTTAAAGAAGTTTGCTCTTCTAAATCTCTTAATAAATATGCATACTATGTTTAAAGGTCAGGTCAGTATCAGGAAaccaaaaatatttaaataaactCTGTCAGGAAGAGGGGTCAAAGTTCTGCTGGAAGCTTGTTGATGGCTAAGCATCTGGTCCGTACCCTTTATCTTTTCTACTACTATTGATATGAAATGTACAATTGTTTTGCCCCAAAACTGTTGTAACAAGTGATTAAAACCAAATCTTTATATACGTGATGACTAAAAGCTTCAGTCCAGCacaaaacataaacacaatGAATAAAAACAGGTAAGTCAAGCGTTAGTGTTATAATCCTCCTCTACATAATCCTCCTCAGTCTGCCAGGAGACTCACCTCACCTACACATTTAGGTAGTGTAGGTGAGGTGAGTCTCCTGGGAGACTGAACCCTTGACCCATGgctgtttctctgagcattttTGTCAGCCCTCCATTGGCTATCGAGGTCACACTTTTCCACCCTTCAGTGTTGCTGCCATTTCTCTACCTTTCCTACAAAGGTGAAAGATTTGTAACCTTTGCTATTGACAGCAGCTAAAAATAACCCCCTCCACCTTGAGGGTGAGTTTATCTCCCCTTCATCTCATTCAATATGGATATCACATACAGCCTCATGCCCCACACACTGAGCCTGATGTAAACTCAGCCAGAATAGCATCTCATTTAAAGGGGCATTGATTCCACCACCAGTGCTCTATGAATATATTTCTTATGCATGAGTGCCCAGCGTGATGTTTATGAAGGATGTATCTGATATTTTTTCTGCACTATGAATCTATGGTTCAAGTCAAACTCTCAAGATCTAACTGCATCTGAAAGAGGTGTTCATTTATCTTTTTGTCGATTAATTCTTGCTTACATGGGGAGAAGAGCTAGACCTGATGCACAGTGAGCGAAGCATGTTGATAATGTAGCATTTAATTTCTGTGACTCCTGAATAAGATGAGGGGAACAAGCCTCGAACTATACTGAAAGTGTTGATATTTCCTCCTCTTGACAGCATAAAAACCCAGTGACCAAATAACAGACCTATTTTTTCTAACTTCTTCTGATTCTTGGATGAATTTGTGGACTTTCATtttgtagatgatggaataccCTCAGTTATCAGCATATTTCATCACTCAGAgagccaaaaacaaaaaacaccctGATCAGAGCAAATGTCTGCAGCACTGAGGAAAGACTTACCTGAAGCTGATGAAATGAGAATTACAGGTGGAGCGTTAAGGCCTGCTTGGTCCACTTTTATTGTGCTCAACTTGTGCTCCTTAGTTTCATCTGCTCCATGCACTGAtatgagagaaacaaataatcAGTTACTGCTTTACTGTCATAGTTAATAAGTCATCAGGAGAGGGACAAACCCTGGGAGCCCTCACAAGAAAATGATACAGAAAAAATCCACTTTCCTTCCTCACTCTGCAGGAATCCTCTAATCTCAGCAGTTcattttgtgttgtttcctcttcttTTATGCCCCCCAGTCTTTTCTCTCCCTCAGTGTCTCCCTCCCCTCCTTTCTTACCCGGTTGTCGAGGCGACAGAGTCAGTGAGAGACATGTCTTCCCAGAAGctctcctctctctccctctttcccgtGGCTTTGTTCAGCCTGTTCTGCTGACTGACTCAATAGTGTGCGAAACACAAGGAGGGGAACGCAGCTCAAAAACCTCTGGGCACCACTGATGACAAGCTGAGGCACCAAGAGGGATTTTATACCTTCACAGAAATATCAACTCATAGGGAATCAGTCATCATTCATTTGGTTTTAGATGATCAAAATGATGCAGTTGTTTCAATCCTGCAGCGAAGCCCCCTCCCATCATGTTGGAGTTGGTATGGTCTAGTCCAGTCTCAGTTGGTGGGGTGTGTTATAagagggtgatcagaataactGGCTACAGTAGGAGAAAAAGTGCAGGCAATTTAAAATAATAACCTGATATGAGTTCATTAGATTGtggctcattttcatttttggcTCTCACATCAGATTAAATTAAACTGTTCCATCAGATTCTCTGTTGTAAATGCTTTTTGACTGCTGTGTCTGCAGCAACACTAATAACATTGTGGGGGCTGTAAATTCAGCACTGATTTGACTCGCCACGTTTGCTTTTCTGTGCCAAAagattatttatatattttcccTGACTGTAGCGCCCTCCCTCACTCCTTCTGTTACACATCCATCACCTCAGCTTTCAATCTCTGTTCACGTTTAACTTGGATTGCCTTAAACTCAAATGGTAATACTCCATCTTCTAAAGGGAGCGGATAACTCTGAAGTGAGATTTTACTATTTCTGCAGCAGATGGTGCAGTGTGGAGAAGAACACAAATAAATCAGTGATTTGGACACTGGTTCTTGTGACACTGACAACTTGTGTTTTAGTGCGTTAATCCCCATAACGACTTCATCCTAACAGTGGGACCGTGAAAGGCCGATCTGACCCACGCAGACTTGTGATAAAATAAAGTGAGTCTAATCACATCTGTTGTTGCACCACTGTGGGTGAAAGACAGAATTTATGAATATCGATCAATGGTTGCAGGCACAGattttttaaaacacaaaaacactctTGACTGCACAGTGTCTTTTGTTAAAGTTTAATTGAGTCTCTCAGAACCCAACAGACTTGATTCAACAAACAAGTATCACAAATATTGGCAGGCAAGAACTCAGAGGCAGTAGACACAATATAATATACATTTAAAGAATACAAAATATACAGTGCATTCATTTCCACAGGCATACCGAACACCCACATGCAACCTTGAACAGGGTTTTCAGAAAGACAAACGCACTGAGGACAGAAGACATTAGATGGTCCCGTAATAACAGGTCTTCCTGAGAAAGCCTAATTCTAAAGATAACGCCTCATTCTGGTTAAAGGAAGCGATTCGGATTGAGGGGGGACTCTGCCTACTGGAAAGCCAGGGAcaccaaatgaaaaataaaaatggggaATTTTACACATCAAGCAACACGACAACTTGACTATGACAGGCGCAGAAGCAAATGGCTCGGGATAAGTTCAAATGTTCGTTAACAATTAAGAATGTAAAACAAAACTGCATGCAGGAAGCACCTACTTGGAGTTTATCATTCTTGGGGGCAGTTTGTCCATATGGTTTAAGAGGGACAACATGAGAAAGTGTTTCTACCTTTAACATCTGAAATAAGTGGATGATCTGGGGCTGAAATCAAACAACCCTAAGAATTCCCCAATTCCATGTTATCATACATAGATCAACGATAGTTGTTCATCTCAAAGCGAGCCTTTCAAATATCTCAGACAAACAGCGAAATGCCAGGAGGGAATGTCTGGTCCTCGGCCCTTGGTAATGGATGCACATCGAGGTGTAGTACAAATGGGGAGATATGTAAAAGTGACTCTGGAAAATAAACCTGAGAATTATTAGCACTACAGAGCCGGAAAAGCAATCTGTAGTCATCCAGGGATCTCTGAAAATGACTACACTTTGTCTTCAGTGTTGCTTTGCAGTTAGCACAGACAGAGTCGGATTTTTACTTTATTCCTGCAAAAATCTCTGCTGCGACAAAGGAGATTAAAGTTGAAACAGAATCCATTAAGACTTTAGCACCTGCTGAAAGAGGCTCAGAGGAAGCCCGTTTTTTGGAACATCTTGAGCAGTACAGTGTGAAGACATTTTGattgaaaacaccctgaaaaagCGCTTAAATAATCCACATGATATACAGTAGTTTCACATTTACAGCAAAAATCTTATAACTCAAAGACCATTTCCTAAGACGATGGAAGATTTTGTTCGCGGCTGCGTCTTTCACATTTTCTACTTTGCAACAACACTTTTGGCCTAGGTGTTGATTAATCTTTTCTCTAAACAACATTCACAGTGAGATGCAACAGCCCCATTGTGCTCAAAAGGGCAACAGTTGACGAGAAAAAGTTGATCTAAATGTGCTATGATCACTGGTCCGTGAGAAAACCGTGGTACTGCCACACACACGTTCTCTACAGTAAACTCACATACACTCTCATGCTCTCAAAGCTGTCCTCTGACAAAGGGCCTTGTTTGATTCCTCTGGCTACCACAGATGGGTCTCTCGGATCTCAGAGATGATGTTATTCGCTTTTTTAAGTGcctaaaaaacagacacaaaaagcaGAGAGGCCTTAAAATTGTGGAGAGACAGAACTCCCTGTTCGTGATCAGATAAAATCCTCCAGTTTTACCTCGAGCATTTGAGCAACCTCAGTTCGCTGctgtgctgtgtcctgtgaCTCGATGAGCAGCTCCTTCAGTAGTGCCTGCTTGTAGAGCTGACCCACCAGCTCGCTCTGCAGATGTTCCTTCACATGGTTCACCAGGAAATGCATCACTGTCTTGGGCACACTGcaaacacacacgcgcacacacacacacacacacaagaaagtTTCCAAAAGCCGGAAAATGACTATCACTAAAACCGCCGTTAATAAATTACTGGGGGCGGGCCCTCTGGCGCTCTGGATTTGTTCCAGTCAAATCAAACCTGTCTTGGATGCCTTTGCGGACAATGAGGAAGTAACACTTGATGAGACGCTGGATGACTTCACAGTCCCTCTGCTCCCTCGCACTCAGCTTGCGAGATGCGGGCACTGCCTGGCAGAGAAGGTGCAAAGGAAAACTCTGGCAGTCTCTACTTAATTCAATTcctaagttttttgtttttatattgatCCCAACACTCACTGTGTCAAGGAGGTTAATGGCCTGGCCTTTGCTGGGGCTGCCAAAGCCTGTGGCTGGAGTCTTTTCTTCTGCAACCTTCTCATTTTTCCAGTGTTTTCCTCCATCGAGGGCTTCAGCCTGAAAGCAAGGAATCCAAGTAAGTCCGAGTGGGGAGAGCAATTTTAGCTGAACCTGGAGTTCCACTTAAATTGTTGCAGTGTTTGGTTGTGAATCAATCTCCTTCAGGCTTTacaacttctgctgttcactcTGGCGAAATGAAAGATAAGAATTTGCTGCaggaaacaaatgaaaaaaataagctACCTGCTGACTGTTGACAGATGCTGAGACCTGCGCTGCATCTGTAAAGTCCGGATGTTTTGTGTTGATGTAGGCAAGCTCGATTGCAACTAAATTGTGCACctaaagcaaaaaacagcagagaaaatacCCCAGATACTTAATAGGACTTGGTTGTTGGTAATTATAATTAATTTGACAGATGATCTTATCAAAGCTGTGGATTACCATTTCATTAGTAATTGGCAAGCGCTTCCTCAGTAATCCAGTCACTACTTCCACAATGGAATCATGCAGTTTGGGGAATCGCAGAAGCTCCTGAAAACACAAAAGGTAAAAAGACTTCAGCGCGGCACTGTCATTTTAACGCAGTGCTACTTTTTAACAAACCCTTGACGTGTATCACCACCTCTTGGCTAACCTGTGTGCTGAATGAGGAGCAGTGCTGGATGATCCTCTGCAGCTCTTCATGAACCAGCTCCACACAGCGCAGACTGGGCTCCTCCAGGCGCTTAATCTGCCGCTTCACCAGCAACTCAAAGGACACCTCAGGCACAAAAAGAGCTGGCCGTGGGCCCTGCGGGGCGAATCACATATGCAAAGACATACACGCACACCAGCTCTGTCACTTACTTGCCTCAATCAAAATGAGTCGCCTTGACAACAATAAATATCACCCAAATTGAAGTGAGAAGCTCACCGTGGCATTGCGGATGGCGGTGAGGATATCCAGATCAGTCAGTCCTCCCAGGGGGTCGATAGACTGCAGGGTGCGGCCAAAAGTCTCATGGAATATGTAACAGATCCGAGCACCACCACAGCTGCAGAGGAGACAGGTTCAGCTGTGACACTAATGCGGTTTCTCAGTGCTGAGTGTCAGCTATGCTAATTGAGCCCAAATTAAATGCAGTCAACCAAAAAAGGTCAATATTTGCtcaaacattttcaaatgaattaatcgctgggtggtaAGGGTGATGGGGAGAAGAAGGTGCCAACAGGAGATGCTGATACAAATTCAAATTACACTTAGATTACCCTGAGGACAACACATTAACAACACTGTGCACCATGGTAGGTAAAACGCTGACTTGTGCAAAAACTGGTGAATTACTTATACAACGCCACAGCCCAAAACATAAGTTGGCACACATTGTACAATGTACATTAAAGCAAAGTGCAATCaaattttcatttgaatttgatGCAACAAACTTCATAATAGCTAGAGGAACAGAGGCATGTTTACCAGTGTGCTGCATCACCTCTTGTTTAAATTTCATCAACATCAGGGACGACTTCTGTAATTTGGAAAGCAAAATCTCTTCCCATTGTTGGTTGATACAAGCTTTCAGCAGCTCCGTAGTTCAAGGCCGCGTCTTAATACTCTGAATaacattctttctttttccatcaGTATTGTGCAGTTTTAATTTGCGCAGAATTGTTTTGCTGAAATAAACTAGGCCTTCCATGAAAAGAAGACACAAATGGTGGTATGATGCTCTGAAACCTGAATATGTTGTTTAGTATTAATGACGCCTTCACAGATGTGCCATCTATCAATAACATGTGCACAAATACACCCGCATACCATCATTAATGCTGGTTTTTGATCGATGTGCTTCCAACAAGCAAAGCAGTCCTTCTCCTCCTTAGGCCAGAGGACACAGTGTCAATGATttgcaaaaataattaaaaatgttaTTCCCACTTCACTTCAGTCTATCATGAAAAGGACTTGGGCCCAGGGAAGGTGGAAGTGTTTCTGAATCTTGCTGacatttgtgttttctttgcatGGTGCAAAGTTATATTTTGCATTTGTGGATACAATGAACTGCAGTCACTCACTGTGACAACCGTTTTCAGAAAAGTTCCTGAGCTAGTGTCCTGATTTCTATGGCAGAACTGCATCTAGGGCCTAACAATCAGTATCAAATGTCCAAATTCTTTGCAACTATATTGTGAAATGCTATTAAGTTGTTGTAGCACTTGCCAAAACAGCATTTCACGCAGTGGTGTTTATTTCTGACATAGTCAGTgtctctttttatacccaactatattactgacctgttgcGCTTTAAAGTAATTcaggtttaaagctgcagtctgcaggatttgttgttgtcatacgtaaagtcctactttttggcattttaagagtttacatgatctatcagaacgcttgaagttgaaaacggtgacctccgtagtcgcaaaatgcaagaaatgcttattttttaaccgaaaaataaaaagttattcaacttcctgtcccgccccatcaaaacacatgagaactcgtgcacgtagacgtgcacgccagatgcgcttacacgactcctcattcatcaactcacctgtcatttgcgatcatggaagacacagtaagtagactagcctgtaatgaagttcaatagtccagataaataagcgtggggacgagcctaccttgtatcgcgcgtgcacaatcggtgattgacaggcagcagagcccagctcgtgaacctgattggttaccttttaccggtccggtctgcaattttgtaaacaaacctgctggctttggagggacctagcgggacatataggggacctagagaactcatttttttttgtattggggtatttaatgtactactttcagaatccccggacagttccaggcattatgcttgaaaaagagttgcagactgcagctttaagatgtTGCAACAGGtttcaatccatccattttctttctctctttttcactAGTGGTCTTTATTTATCCATCGCTGGGCCGACACAGGGACAAACAACCGTGCACGCTtgcactcactcctagggtcaatttaaaTCCCTAATTAACCTAACAAGCATGATTTTTGGACTgtaggaggaagctggagtacctggagagaaccaaCGCATGTCGAATTTAAAATGACCAAGTATATTCCAAAAaccaataaaataaacatttgaatTGAATGCTAAGTTATAGATTTAAACAGGCCGAGAAATCTGAGACAATTCAGTAAAACAACACAGATATAGCTCATTCAAACATTTgtttaaatattatattataagaCTGGGGTGTACTCACAGCTCTGATGTTTGTATGTGCCTGGCTGTTCCCTCTATGGTGTTGCAATAATCACTAGCAAACTTGGTGACAATCTGCAGCAGAGTGGCGCTGTGGTCCTCCACCGGCTGACCATAGTCGTTGAGCCTCGCCTGGTACTGGGTACTCAACACAGTCACTCGGGTTTTTAGGTCAGGCAGGCAGTCTCGGATGTGGTGCATGAGCAGTCTACTCAGAGTTTTGGCCAGATAGCGTGAGCCAGCACGGGATGCAAGTGACGGGTAGTGGCGTTGCAAAAAGGCCTGCTCGTCCCTCATGGAATCCTCCAGGCTCTTTTGGGTATTGATGTCATGCTGGCTCCTGGAAGAAGCAAAAATAGTGGGAGTTAAGTATCAGGATAACAAGGACATCACCAAACATAAGTTTATATTTTCAAACCTGTTAACAACCCCGATAATCCCAAGCTTGACAGGAATGACTCGACCCAGAAGGACTTCCAGTGCATCCGTGCCTGCATCCATGAGGTCCAGTTTACTGACTACCAGTAGCGTCCGACGAcctgacagacacaaacaaagtATTCACAGATTGTTATCACcaggaaaaaaacacagaaggacacaacaaaatacaaacaagttACATTTCTCTGGCAGGACAGGTTGTAAAACGATCAGGGGGAAGATTTGGGCTCAGAAACAGGAATCCTTGAGCACCATCACTAATCACAGCAGACATCGCTTTGCCTTTCTGCCAACCTTCCAGACAATTATCAAAGAAGTTGTAACATCAATACAATGTCTCATCGAAGCATTTATCTTCTGAAACTGCACCATGACTACAAAAAGAGTTTTGAAAGTGACTGTTAACTCTAAATAACACGAGtataattcattttattttaagcgCATTCAAATCTGAGGCTTGTTATGTAATAACCGCCAGCAGAAAGGTGgcaaatttaaaatgaaagttGAGAAAAACAGTCGCCTGTGCACAAAATGTCATACCATCTGGATCAACCTCACGAGCCAATTTCAGTGCATCAGAGGTGGCCAAGTCCGAGTTGGCAGGGGACACTGCAAGGATGAGAGAGTTTGGATTGGAGATGAAATACAAGATCATCTCTTGCACTTGAGCCTCAATGTCCTCTGGCTGATCCCCAACAGGAACCTGAGGTGAAAACAACGCACGGGCAGTGTTACAGTAACAGGCATAAAGACACTGCAGGGCTGCAGTGAATCTGTGATGATTACAGATATTCAATCAGCACTGGTGGGGTTTTAGTCTCACTATGTGTGCGGAAACGAGACAAAAATCTGCATCACGGGCAAGTGGCTGTTTCTTTTCTAACCTTGGTAATTCCAGGCAAATCAACCAGAGTGAGATTAAGGACGTTGGGGGAAAAAATCTTCAAATATATGGGCTCAGGACTGATTCCCTGGAAAAGATtcaagaagaaataaaagaaatatttACAAGATGTAAATAGCTAAACTTAGTAAACTGACATGAGATCATTCGTCTCACCTTGTTGTCGCCTGAACTGCGTTCAGTCTCTGCTTCAATCTCACGACGGATTTCAAGAAAATCTGTGAAAATCTGTCAAACAAGTGAGAGAAGAACACATCACCTTGCTCAGgatataaaacacaacaaaagaaGCATGTATAGAATTAGAATCTCCATGAAAAACATACCTGGTTTTTGCAGTGCAAGAATGTTCCCCATTCTTCAGCTTTGACACCTGAACCAACAAGAGTGAATGTAAGTTCTTTCGTAGAGAACGATGGAAAAAATCTGAGCTAGGGGACCATGTGAGctcaaaagattacattatgCACTACTTAAACCATGCAAGACAAATCAAATTGGAACAAACAAAATGAGAGAGAGGGTTCGGTAAAGAACAGATGAGTCTGAACAAAGATAACTCCATGCAGATCAAATATACAGAGACCTGGGTGGCTGTTTTGTGCATTTTGTTTAACACCACTTCCTAAAAAgtaatgaagaagaaaaagaaggaggaggaggaggaagactgCATGTTAGAAGAGAAACCAAGCATCTATAATAAATAACTATAAATACGCATAAACAATTCCAAGCAGTTCTCCAGAAATAACAAATCTAATGTCTCTCTTTAGTTTGCCGATTTCTGCATATTTTAACTTCCAAAACTcgactgtgtgtttaaagtATCTAAAAttgtataaaacaaaaaaaataacaaagagCTCGATTTGTGGATACCGTTCTCAGTCCCAAGTCTCTCCCGCAGAGGAGCAACATTAACAAGCTGCAACACCAGGGGTCGTCTCGTGACTATTCCTGATCCCCGAGGCAAGAAATCCCGTCCGACCAGGCTCTCCAACACAGAGCTTTTCCCACTGCTCTGTTATGGCACACAATGAGAGCAACgtagagcaaagaaaaaacacgCACATCCGTCTCAATGAGAGCAATTCAGCCCA
This Odontesthes bonariensis isolate fOdoBon6 chromosome 6, fOdoBon6.hap1, whole genome shotgun sequence DNA region includes the following protein-coding sequences:
- the LOC142382614 gene encoding dynamin-1-like protein isoform X2 — translated: METLIPTINRLQEVFLTVGAEIIQLPQIVVVGSQSSGKSSVLESLVGRDFLPRGSGIVTRRPLVLQLVNVAPLRERLGTENGVKAEEWGTFLHCKNQIFTDFLEIRREIEAETERSSGDNKGISPEPIYLKIFSPNVLNLTLVDLPGITKVPVGDQPEDIEAQVQEMILYFISNPNSLILAVSPANSDLATSDALKLAREVDPDGRRTLLVVSKLDLMDAGTDALEVLLGRVIPVKLGIIGVVNRSQHDINTQKSLEDSMRDEQAFLQRHYPSLASRAGSRYLAKTLSRLLMHHIRDCLPDLKTRVTVLSTQYQARLNDYGQPVEDHSATLLQIVTKFASDYCNTIEGTARHIQTSELCGGARICYIFHETFGRTLQSIDPLGGLTDLDILTAIRNATGPRPALFVPEVSFELLVKRQIKRLEEPSLRCVELVHEELQRIIQHCSSFSTQELLRFPKLHDSIVEVVTGLLRKRLPITNEMVHNLVAIELAYINTKHPDFTDAAQVSASVNSQQAEALDGGKHWKNEKVAEEKTPATGFGSPSKGQAINLLDTAVPASRKLSAREQRDCEVIQRLIKCYFLIVRKGIQDSVPKTVMHFLVNHVKEHLQSELVGQLYKQALLKELLIESQDTAQQRTEVAQMLEALKKANNIISEIRETHLW
- the LOC142382614 gene encoding dynamin-1-like protein isoform X1 encodes the protein METLIPTINRLQEVFLTVGAEIIQLPQIVVVGSQSSGKSSVLESLVGRDFLPRGSGIVTRRPLVLQLVNVAPLRERLGTENGSGVKQNAQNSHPGVKAEEWGTFLHCKNQIFTDFLEIRREIEAETERSSGDNKGISPEPIYLKIFSPNVLNLTLVDLPGITKVPVGDQPEDIEAQVQEMILYFISNPNSLILAVSPANSDLATSDALKLAREVDPDGRRTLLVVSKLDLMDAGTDALEVLLGRVIPVKLGIIGVVNRSQHDINTQKSLEDSMRDEQAFLQRHYPSLASRAGSRYLAKTLSRLLMHHIRDCLPDLKTRVTVLSTQYQARLNDYGQPVEDHSATLLQIVTKFASDYCNTIEGTARHIQTSELCGGARICYIFHETFGRTLQSIDPLGGLTDLDILTAIRNATGPRPALFVPEVSFELLVKRQIKRLEEPSLRCVELVHEELQRIIQHCSSFSTQELLRFPKLHDSIVEVVTGLLRKRLPITNEMVHNLVAIELAYINTKHPDFTDAAQVSASVNSQQAEALDGGKHWKNEKVAEEKTPATGFGSPSKGQAINLLDTAVPASRKLSAREQRDCEVIQRLIKCYFLIVRKGIQDSVPKTVMHFLVNHVKEHLQSELVGQLYKQALLKELLIESQDTAQQRTEVAQMLEALKKANNIISEIRETHLW